One part of the Arabidopsis thaliana chromosome 1 sequence genome encodes these proteins:
- a CDS encoding Mitochondrial substrate carrier family protein (Mitochondrial substrate carrier family protein; FUNCTIONS IN: binding; INVOLVED IN: transport, mitochondrial transport, transmembrane transport; LOCATED IN: mitochondrial inner membrane, membrane; EXPRESSED IN: 23 plant structures; EXPRESSED DURING: 13 growth stages; CONTAINS InterPro DOMAIN/s: Mitochondrial carrier protein (InterPro:IPR002067), Mitochondrial substrate carrier (InterPro:IPR001993), Mitochondrial substrate/solute carrier (InterPro:IPR018108); BEST Arabidopsis thaliana protein match is: Mitochondrial substrate carrier family protein (TAIR:AT5G26200.1); Has 20856 Blast hits to 12399 proteins in 415 species: Archae - 0; Bacteria - 0; Metazoa - 8678; Fungi - 5994; Plants - 4095; Viruses - 0; Other Eukaryotes - 2089 (source: NCBI BLink).), producing the protein MNLGAAEEESAQEIHLPADINWEMLDKSKFFVLGAALFSGVSGALYPAVLMKTRQQVCHSQGSCIKTAFTLVRHEGLRGLYRGFGTSLMGTIPARALYMTALEVTKSNVGSAAVSLGLTEAKAAAVANAVGGLSAAMAAQLVWTPVDVVSQRLMVQGSAGLVNASRCNYVNGFDAFRKIVRADGPKGLYRGFGISILTYAPSNAVWWASYSVAQRMVWGGIGCYVCKKDEESGNNSTTMKPDSKTIMAVQGVSAAIAGSVSALITMPLDTIKTRLQVLDGEDSSNNGKRGPSIGQTVRNLVREGGWTACYRGLGPRCASMSMSATTMITTYEFLKRLSAKNHDGFYSKS; encoded by the coding sequence ATGAATTTGGGTGCGGCCGAGGAAGAATCGGCTCAGGAGATTCATTTACCAGCTGATATCAATTGGGAGATGCTTGATAAATCCAAGTTTTTCGTTTTAGGCGCTGCTTTGTTTTCAGGGGTATCTGGAGCTCTTTATCCTGCGGTTTTGATGAAAACTCGGCAACAAGTGTGTCATTCGCAAGGTTCTTGTATTAAAACTGCGTTTACTCTTGTGAGACATGAAGGTTTAAGGGGATTGTACAGAGGATTTGGAACTTCTTTGATGGGAACTATCCCTGCTCGTGCTTTGTACATGACTGCCTTGGAGGTTACTAAGAGTAACGTAGGCTCTGCTGCTGTCAGCTTGGGGTTGACAGAGGCTAAAGCTGCTGCTGTTGCTAATGCGGTTGGAGGTTTGAGTGCTGCGATGGCTGCACAGCTTGTTTGGACTCCTGTTGATGTGGTTAGCCAAAGGCTTATGGTTCAAGGAAGTGCTGGTCTTGTTAATGCATCAAGGTGTAATTATGTTAACGGGTTTGATGCATTTAGAAAGATCGTTCGCGCTGATGGACCGAAGGGGTTATACAGAGGGTTTGGGATATCGATTCTGACTTATGCGCCGTCTAATGCTGTTTGGTGGGCGTCTTACTCTGTTGCACAGCGGATGGTTTGGGGTGGAATTGGGTGTTATGTCTGTAAGAAAGACGAAGAAAGCGGGAACAATAGTACCACGATGAAACCAGATTCTAAAACGATAATGGCTGTTCAAGGAGTTAGTGCTGCGATTGCTGGAAGTGTTTCTGCTTTGATTACAATGCCACTCGACACAATCAAGACGAGATTGCAGGTTCTTGATGGGGAAGATAGTAGTAACAACGGGAAGCGTGGACCGAGTATTGGACAGACTGTAAGAAACTTGGTTAGAGAAGGTGGATGGACGGCTTGTTATAGAGGATTGGGACCAAGATGTGCTTCAATGTCAATGTCTGCAACAACTATGATCACTACCTACGAGTTCTTGAAACGGCTTTCTGCTAAGAACCATGACGGGTTTTATTCTAAATCATAG
- the NF-YA3 gene encoding nuclear factor Y, subunit A3 (''nuclear factor Y, subunit A3'' (NF-YA3); FUNCTIONS IN: sequence-specific DNA binding transcription factor activity; INVOLVED IN: regulation of transcription, DNA-dependent; LOCATED IN: CCAAT-binding factor complex; EXPRESSED IN: 16 plant structures; EXPRESSED DURING: 8 growth stages; CONTAINS InterPro DOMAIN/s: CCAAT-binding transcription factor, subunit B (InterPro:IPR001289), CCAAT-binding factor, conserved site (InterPro:IPR018362); BEST Arabidopsis thaliana protein match is: nuclear factor Y, subunit A8 (TAIR:AT1G17590.4); Has 35333 Blast hits to 34131 proteins in 2444 species: Archae - 798; Bacteria - 22429; Metazoa - 974; Fungi - 991; Plants - 531; Viruses - 0; Other Eukaryotes - 9610 (source: NCBI BLink).), producing MMHQMLNKKDSATHSTLPYLNTSISWGVVPTDSVANRRGSAESLSLKVDSRPGHIQTTKQISFQDQDSSSTQSTGQSYTEVASSGDDNPSRQISFSAKSGSEITQRKGFASNPKQGSMTGFPNIHFAPAQANFSFHYADPHYGGLLAATYLPQAPTCNPQMVSMIPGRVPLPAELTETDPVFVNAKQYHAIMRRRQQRAKLEAQNKLIRARKVPYLHESRHVHALKRPRGSGGRFLNTKKLLQESEQAAAREQEQDKLGQQVNRKTNMSRFEAHMLQNNKDRSSTTSGSDITSVSDGADIFGHTEFQFSGFPTPINRAMLVHGQSNDMHGGGDMHHFSVHI from the exons ATGATGCATCAGATGTTGAATAAGAAAGATTCAGCTACTCATTCCACTTTGCCATACCTTAATACTAGCATCTCTTGGGGAGTGGTTCCAACTGATTCCGTTGCTAATCGTCGCGGTTCTGCTGAATCACTAAGCTTGAAGGTTGATTCAAGACCTGGGCATATACAAACTACAAAGCAAATCAGTTTTCAGGACCAAGATTCATCTTCAACACAGTCCACTGGTCAATCTTATACTGAAGTTGCTAGTAGTGGTGATGATAATCCTTCCAGACAAATCTCCTTTTCGGCTAAATCAG GATCTGAAATAACTCAACGGAAGGGGTTTGCAAGTAATCCTAAACAAGGCTCGATGACTGGATTTCCGAATATTCACTTTGCTCCTGCACAG GCTAATTTCTCATTTCACTATGCTGATCCACATTATGGTGGTTTATTAGCTGCAACTTACCTACCACAGGCACCA ACATGCAATCCTCAAATGGTGAGTATGATTCCTGGTCGTGTTCCTTTACCAGCAGAGCTCACAGAAACTGATCCAGTCTTTGTCAATGCGAAGCAATACCACGCAATTATGAGGAGGAGACAGCAACGTGCTAAGCTTGAGGCTCAAAACAAACTAATCAGAGCCCGTAAGGTA CCCTATCTTCATGAGTCTCGACATGTTCATGCTCTTAAAAGGCCAAGAGGATCTGGTGGAAGATTCCTAAACACCAAAAAACTTCTTCAAGAATCCGAACAGGCTGCTGCTAGAGAACAAGAACAGGACAAGTTAGGCCAACAGGTAAACAGAAAGACCAACATGTCTAGATTCGAAGCTCATATGCTGCAGAACAACAAAGACCGCAGCTCAACCACTTCTGGCTCAGACATCACCTCTGTTTCCGACGGTGCTGATATCTTTGGACACACTGAATTCCAGTTTTCAGGTTTCCCAACTCCGATAAACCGAGCCATGCTTGTTCATGGTCAGTCTAATGACATGCATGGAGGTGGAGACATGCACCATTTCTCTGTCCATATCTGA
- the NF-YA3 gene encoding nuclear factor Y, subunit A3 (''nuclear factor Y, subunit A3'' (NF-YA3); FUNCTIONS IN: sequence-specific DNA binding transcription factor activity; INVOLVED IN: regulation of transcription, DNA-dependent; LOCATED IN: CCAAT-binding factor complex; EXPRESSED IN: 16 plant structures; EXPRESSED DURING: 8 growth stages; CONTAINS InterPro DOMAIN/s: CCAAT-binding transcription factor, subunit B (InterPro:IPR001289); BEST Arabidopsis thaliana protein match is: nuclear factor Y, subunit A8 (TAIR:AT1G17590.4); Has 35333 Blast hits to 34131 proteins in 2444 species: Archae - 798; Bacteria - 22429; Metazoa - 974; Fungi - 991; Plants - 531; Viruses - 0; Other Eukaryotes - 9610 (source: NCBI BLink).), giving the protein MMHQMLNKKDSATHSTLPYLNTSISWGVVPTDSVANRRGSAESLSLKVDSRPGHIQTTKQISFQDQDSSSTQSTGQSYTEVASSGDDNPSRQISFSAKSGSEITQRKGFASNPKQGSMTGFPNIHFAPAQANFSFHYADPHYGGLLAATYLPQAPTCNPQMQYHAIMRRRQQRAKLEAQNKLIRARKPYLHESRHVHALKRPRGSGGRFLNTKKLLQESEQAAAREQEQDKLGQQVNRKTNMSRFEAHMLQNNKDRSSTTSGSDITSVSDGADIFGHTEFQFSGFPTPINRAMLVHGQSNDMHGGGDMHHFSVHI; this is encoded by the exons ATGATGCATCAGATGTTGAATAAGAAAGATTCAGCTACTCATTCCACTTTGCCATACCTTAATACTAGCATCTCTTGGGGAGTGGTTCCAACTGATTCCGTTGCTAATCGTCGCGGTTCTGCTGAATCACTAAGCTTGAAGGTTGATTCAAGACCTGGGCATATACAAACTACAAAGCAAATCAGTTTTCAGGACCAAGATTCATCTTCAACACAGTCCACTGGTCAATCTTATACTGAAGTTGCTAGTAGTGGTGATGATAATCCTTCCAGACAAATCTCCTTTTCGGCTAAATCAG GATCTGAAATAACTCAACGGAAGGGGTTTGCAAGTAATCCTAAACAAGGCTCGATGACTGGATTTCCGAATATTCACTTTGCTCCTGCACAG GCTAATTTCTCATTTCACTATGCTGATCCACATTATGGTGGTTTATTAGCTGCAACTTACCTACCACAGGCACCA ACATGCAATCCTCAAATG CAATACCACGCAATTATGAGGAGGAGACAGCAACGTGCTAAGCTTGAGGCTCAAAACAAACTAATCAGAGCCCGTAAG CCCTATCTTCATGAGTCTCGACATGTTCATGCTCTTAAAAGGCCAAGAGGATCTGGTGGAAGATTCCTAAACACCAAAAAACTTCTTCAAGAATCCGAACAGGCTGCTGCTAGAGAACAAGAACAGGACAAGTTAGGCCAACAGGTAAACAGAAAGACCAACATGTCTAGATTCGAAGCTCATATGCTGCAGAACAACAAAGACCGCAGCTCAACCACTTCTGGCTCAGACATCACCTCTGTTTCCGACGGTGCTGATATCTTTGGACACACTGAATTCCAGTTTTCAGGTTTCCCAACTCCGATAAACCGAGCCATGCTTGTTCATGGTCAGTCTAATGACATGCATGGAGGTGGAGACATGCACCATTTCTCTGTCCATATCTGA
- the NF-YA3 gene encoding nuclear factor Y, subunit A3 (''nuclear factor Y, subunit A3'' (NF-YA3); FUNCTIONS IN: sequence-specific DNA binding transcription factor activity; INVOLVED IN: regulation of transcription, DNA-dependent; LOCATED IN: CCAAT-binding factor complex; EXPRESSED IN: 16 plant structures; EXPRESSED DURING: 8 growth stages; CONTAINS InterPro DOMAIN/s: CCAAT-binding transcription factor, subunit B (InterPro:IPR001289), CCAAT-binding factor, conserved site (InterPro:IPR018362); BEST Arabidopsis thaliana protein match is: nuclear factor Y, subunit A8 (TAIR:AT1G17590.4); Has 684 Blast hits to 684 proteins in 161 species: Archae - 0; Bacteria - 0; Metazoa - 143; Fungi - 132; Plants - 381; Viruses - 0; Other Eukaryotes - 28 (source: NCBI BLink).): protein MMHQMLNKKDSATHSTLPYLNTSISWGVVPTDSVANRRGSAESLSLKVDSRPGHIQTTKQISFQDQDSSSTQSTGQSYTEVASSGDDNPSRQISFSAKSGSEITQRKGFASNPKQGSMTGFPNIHFAPAQANFSFHYADPHYGGLLAATYLPQAPTCNPQMVSMIPGRVPLPAELTETDPVFVNAKQYHAIMRRRQQRAKLEAQNKLIRARKPYLHESRHVHALKRPRGSGGRFLNTKKLLQESEQAAAREQEQDKLGQQVNRKTNMSRFEAHMLQNNKDRSSTTSGSDITSVSDGADIFGHTEFQFSGFPTPINRAMLVHGQSNDMHGGGDMHHFSVHI from the exons ATGATGCATCAGATGTTGAATAAGAAAGATTCAGCTACTCATTCCACTTTGCCATACCTTAATACTAGCATCTCTTGGGGAGTGGTTCCAACTGATTCCGTTGCTAATCGTCGCGGTTCTGCTGAATCACTAAGCTTGAAGGTTGATTCAAGACCTGGGCATATACAAACTACAAAGCAAATCAGTTTTCAGGACCAAGATTCATCTTCAACACAGTCCACTGGTCAATCTTATACTGAAGTTGCTAGTAGTGGTGATGATAATCCTTCCAGACAAATCTCCTTTTCGGCTAAATCAG GATCTGAAATAACTCAACGGAAGGGGTTTGCAAGTAATCCTAAACAAGGCTCGATGACTGGATTTCCGAATATTCACTTTGCTCCTGCACAG GCTAATTTCTCATTTCACTATGCTGATCCACATTATGGTGGTTTATTAGCTGCAACTTACCTACCACAGGCACCA ACATGCAATCCTCAAATGGTGAGTATGATTCCTGGTCGTGTTCCTTTACCAGCAGAGCTCACAGAAACTGATCCAGTCTTTGTCAATGCGAAGCAATACCACGCAATTATGAGGAGGAGACAGCAACGTGCTAAGCTTGAGGCTCAAAACAAACTAATCAGAGCCCGTAAG CCCTATCTTCATGAGTCTCGACATGTTCATGCTCTTAAAAGGCCAAGAGGATCTGGTGGAAGATTCCTAAACACCAAAAAACTTCTTCAAGAATCCGAACAGGCTGCTGCTAGAGAACAAGAACAGGACAAGTTAGGCCAACAGGTAAACAGAAAGACCAACATGTCTAGATTCGAAGCTCATATGCTGCAGAACAACAAAGACCGCAGCTCAACCACTTCTGGCTCAGACATCACCTCTGTTTCCGACGGTGCTGATATCTTTGGACACACTGAATTCCAGTTTTCAGGTTTCCCAACTCCGATAAACCGAGCCATGCTTGTTCATGGTCAGTCTAATGACATGCATGGAGGTGGAGACATGCACCATTTCTCTGTCCATATCTGA
- a CDS encoding Disease resistance protein (TIR-NBS-LRR class) (Disease resistance protein (TIR-NBS-LRR class); FUNCTIONS IN: transmembrane receptor activity, ATP binding; INVOLVED IN: signal transduction, defense response, apoptosis, innate immune response; LOCATED IN: intrinsic to membrane; EXPRESSED IN: ovule, embryo, sperm cell, root, seed; EXPRESSED DURING: E expanded cotyledon stage, D bilateral stage; CONTAINS InterPro DOMAIN/s: NB-ARC (InterPro:IPR002182), Disease resistance protein (InterPro:IPR000767), Toll-Interleukin receptor (InterPro:IPR000157); BEST Arabidopsis thaliana protein match is: Disease resistance protein (TIR-NBS-LRR class) family (TAIR:AT5G48770.1).), protein MASSSSSSATRLRHYDVFLSFRGVDTRQTIVSHLYVALRNNGVLTFKDDRKLEIGDTIADGLVKAIQTSWFAVVILSENYATSTWCLEELRLIMQLHSEEQIKVLPIFYGVKPSDVRYQEGSFATAFQRYEADPEMEEKVSKWRRALTQVANLSGKHSRNCVDEADMIAEVVGGISSRLPRMKSTDLINLVGMEAHMMKMTLLLNIGCEDEVHMIGIWGMGGIGKSTIAKCLYDRFSRQFPAHCFLENVSKGYDIKHLQKELLSHILYDEDVELWSMEAGSQEIKERLGHQKVFVVLDNVDKVEQLHGLAKDPSWFGPGSRIIITTRDKGLLNSCGVNNIYEVKCLDDKDALQVFKKLAFGGRPPSDGFEQLFIRASRLAHGLPSALVAFASHLSAIVAIDEWEDELALLETFPQKNVQEILRASYDGLDQYDKTVFLHVACFFNGGHLRYIRAFLKNCDARINHLAAKCLVNISIDGCISMHILLVQTGREIVRQESDWRPSKQRFLWDPTEIHYVLDSNTGTRRVEGLSLHLCEMADTLLLRNSVFGPMHNLTFLKFFQHLGGNVSNLQLISDDYVLSRNLKLLHWDAYPLTILPPIFRPHTIIELSLRYSKLNSLWDGTKLLPNLRILDVTGSRNLRELPELSTAVNLEELILESCTSLVQIPESINRLYLRKLNMMYCDGLEGVILVNDLQEASLSRWGLKRIILNLPHSGATLSSLTDLAIQGKIFIKLSGLSGTGDHLSFSSVQKTAHQSVTHLLNSGFFGLKSLDIKRFSYRLDPVNFSCLSFADFPCLTELKLINLNIEDIPEDICQLQLLETLDLGGNDFVYLPTSMGQLAMLKYLSLSNCRRLKALPQLSQVERLVLSGCVKLGSLMGILGAGRYNLLDFCVEKCKSLGSLMGILSVEKSAPGRNELLELSLENCKSLVSLSEELSHFTKLTYLDLSSLEFRRIPTSIRELSFMRTLYLNNCNKIFSLTDLPESLKYLYAHGCESLEHVNFSSNHSFNHLDFSHCISLECISDLVRDFMNEEYSQEAPFRLVCITKYSIASTNNMRTSWREPMRIKLPKIKAAPKLVGFFVQIMVVCEKPFHLQFPAFSYNWDCEGSRLYRINLKPNLYQSSEMMEDNNNRPYKWHHLVIVQIPTGIISAEIDEVQFESHIQVPEPGDEIILCGVEHVGFVLK, encoded by the exons atGGCTTCCTCGTCATCATCTTCTGCAACTCGTCTCAGGCACTACGATGTCTTCCTCAGTTTTCGAGGGGTAGATACCCGCCAAACCATCGTCAGCCATTTGTATGTGGCTCTACGTAATAATGGAGTTCTTACTTTTAAAGATGATCGGAAGCTCGAGATTGGCGACACCATTGCCGATGGTCTAGTCAAAGCTATACAAACTTCGTGGTTTGCGGTGGTTATTCTCTCTGAAAACTACGCTACTTCGACGTGGTGCTTGGAGGAGCTCCGGTTGATAATGCAGCTTCACAGTGAGGAGCAGATCAAAGTGCTTCCTATCTTCTACGGCGTAAAACCCTCTGACGTGAGATACCAGGAAGGAAGCTTCGCGACTGCCTTTCAAAGGTACGAAGCAGATCCGGAGATGGAGGAGAAGGTTTCTAAATGGAGAAGAGCTCTCACCCAAGTCGCTAATCTATCAGGCAAGCATTCCAGAAATTG CGTGGATGAGGCAGATATGATAGCCGAGGTAGTTGGAGGCATCTCAAGTCGACTGCCAAGGATGAAGTCGACAGATTTGATTAATTTAGTTGGAATGGAAGCTCATATGATGAAGATGACTCTCCTTCTGAATATTGGTTGTGAAGACGAGGTTCATATGATAGGGATCTGGGGAATGGGAGGCATAGGCAAATCCACCATTGCCAAGTGTCTCTATGATCGATTTTCACGTCAATTTCCAGCTCACTGTTTTTTGGAAAACGTGTCTAAAGGCTATGATATTAAGCATCTACAAAAGGAATTGCTTTCCCATATCCTCTATGATGAAGATGTCGAGTTATGGAGCATGGAAGCTGGATCCCAAGAGATAAAGGAGAGACTCGGGCATCAAAAAGTTTTTGTCGTGCTTGATAATGTCGATAAAGTGGAGCAGTTACATGGCCTGGCAAAGGACCCAAGCTGGTTCGGTCCAGGGAGCCGTATCATCATAACCACACGAGACAAAGGTTTGCTCAATTCCTGCGGagtaaacaatatatatgagGTTAAGTGCTTGGACGATAAGGATGCGCTTCaggtttttaaaaagttagCTTTTGGGGGAAGACCTCCTTCTGATGGTTTTGAGCAACTCTTTATCAGAGCTTCTCGGCTTGCTCACGGCCTTCCTTCTGCCCTTGTAGCTTTTGCCTCCCATCTCAGTGCTATTGTGGCCATAGATGAATGGGAAGATGAGCTAGCTCTACTTGAAACATTCCCTCAAAAAAATGTCCAAGAGATTTTGAGAGCTAGCTATGACGGTTTAGATCAATACGACAAGACTGTTTTCCTTCATGTGGCATGTTTCTTTAATGGTGGCCATCTCCGATATATCAGAGCATTTCTTAAAAATTGTGATGCAAGGATAAATCACTTAGCAGCAAAGTGTCTCGTCAACATATCAATTGATGGATGTATAAGCATGCATATCTTGCTAGTACAAACTGGAAGAGAAATTGTGCGTCAAGAATCCGACTGGAGGCCTTCCAAACAAAGGTTTTTATGGGATCCTACAGAGATCCATTATGTACTGGACAGTAACACA GGTACTCGAAGAGTTGAAGGCCTGTCACTGCACTTGTGTGAAATGGCTGACACTTTATTATTGAGGAATAGTGTTTTTGGCCCTATGCATAATCTCACATTTCTCAAGTTCTTCCAGCACTTGGGTGGTAATGTGTCGAACCTGCAGCTAATTTCAGATGATTATGTTCTTTCTCGTAATCTGAAGTTACTACACTGGGATGCCTATCCATTGACTATATTGCCACCTATCTTTCGACCACACACCATTATTGAACTCAGTCTGCGATACAGCAAACTCAACAGCCTCTGGGATGGAACCAAG CTGCTTCCAAACCTACGGATACTAGATGTAACAGGATCGAGGAATCTCAGAGAACTTCCAGAACTTTCGACCGCAGTAAATCTTGAAGAGTTGATATTGGAAAGCTGTACGAGCCTGGTGCAAATCCCAGAGTCTATTAATAGATTATATCTGAGGAAACTAAATATGATGTACTGTGATGGTCTTGAGGGAGTGATACTCGTCAATGACCTTCAAGAAGCCAGCCTCAGCCGCTGGGGCCTCAAACGGATTATACTGAACCTTCCTCATTCAGGGGCGACACTGAGTTCTCTGACAGATCTAGCTATCCAGGGGAAAATATTCATTAAGTTGTCGGGTCTCTCGGGTACGGGAGACCATCTGTCTTTTAGTTCTGTGCAGAAGACCGCTCATCAATCAGTAACACATCTACTTAACTCtggtttctttggtttgaaatCACTCGACATCAAGCGGTTCAGTTACAGGTTGGATCCTGTTAATTTCAGCTGTCTTAGCTTTGCAGACTTTCCATGTCTGACCGAGCTAAAGCTGATAAACTTAAACATTGAAGACATCCCTGAAGACATATGTCAGTTGCAGCTCCTAGAGACACTGGACCTCGGTGGAAATGATTTCGTGTATCTACCCACATCCATGGGACAACTTGCCATGTTAAAGTACCTCAGCCTCAGTAACTGTCGCAGACTTAAGGCACTGCCACAACTTTCTCAGGTGGAGAGACTCGTACTTTCTGGCTGTGTGAAGCTCGGATCATTGATGGGAATTCTTGGTGCAGGCAGATACAATTTGCTTGATTTTTGCGTTGAAAAATGCAAGAGTCTTGGATCATTGATGGGAATTCTTAGTGTGGAAAAATCAGCTCCAGGCAGAAACGAGTTGCTTGAGCTTAGCCTTGAAAACTGTAAGAGTCTTGTGTCATTATCAGAGGAGCTTAGTCATTTCACCAAGTTAACATATCTAGATCTCAGCAGCCTCGAGTTTAGGAGAATCCCAACAAGCATCAGAGAGTTATCCTTTATGAGAACTCTCTACCTCAACAACTGCAACAAAATCTTTTCACTGACAGATCTTCCAGAGAGCCTCAAGTATCTCTATGCACATGGGTGCGAATCTCTGGAGCATGTTAACTTCTCTTCGAATCATTCTTTCAACCACTTGGACTTTAGCCATTGCATCAGTCTAGAATGTATTAGCGATCTGGTTCGTGACTTTATGAACGAGGAATATTCTCAAGAG GCTCCATTTCGACTTGTTTGTATAACGAAATACTCAATTGCTTCTACCAACAATATGCGAACCTCATGGAGGGAACCTATGAGGATCAAACTACCTAAGATTAAAGCTGCCCCCAAGCTTGTGGGATTCTTTGTCCAAATCATGGTTGTTTGCGAAAAGCCCTTCCATCTACAGTTTCCAGCGTTTTCTTATAATTGGGACTGTGAAGGTAGCAGGTTATATCGGATTAACCTCAAACCAAATCTCTATCAATCATCAGAGATGATGGAGGACAACAATAATAGACCATATAAATGGCATCACCTGGTCATTGTCCAAATCCCAACTGGCATCATCAGCGCAGAAATTGATGAGGTGCAATTCGAATCCCATATCCAAGTTCCGGAGCCGGGCGACGAGATAATTTTGTGTGGAGTTGAACACGTTGGGTTCGTTTTAAAGTAG